A genomic stretch from Pseudomonadota bacterium includes:
- the mnmD gene encoding tRNA (5-methylaminomethyl-2-thiouridine)(34)-methyltransferase MnmD, whose protein sequence is MFELTDPKLAPDADGAVRSDRYGDIYFQRRGAPDEKRLVFLTGCSLPERWRGQRRHTVGETGFGTGLTFLETWRLWRRHRRPHQHLHYLAVEAHPATAEQLRDIHQRWPALQVYSAELLRHYPALTPGYHRVHLPDNVTLTLMLGEVLEQLTQLEAVVDSWFLDGFSPSRNPQMWRSEVLTQVARLTATDGRLATFTTATQVREDLARVGFSLNRAPGFGSKRERLMGVYVGQPASACPGWFAPPLPVPDGPVTIVGGGVGGQCLASALRRRQRSVEILDAGPAASSNPSVSVMPRLEAGSGPAGRFFWHAYRYALSYWGQRAEFHPCGALLLAGSGHDLTRFQRVVDLWRAGDGHLTLLDTQGVRAASGLLSLDAPGGLWFPEAGIVRDYARGAVAQRHVHAVDRHETGWRVATSSGMTDHPTVVLATGADALGPATGLPVERWRGRAISLPATGASRSLRCAIFAAKYLHPPSGGRHWAGASFERDDATPPAPLTPPVLSAFPSLSLSTEASGEWSGWRLATPDRLPAAGPVLDMTTAAEKLRWVRGGRVGDAAPWLPGLYVVAGLGARGFTTGPLLGEWLASMLVGDPWPLPRDLALAVSTSRFLLRELRRGHTVPAPGRRA, encoded by the coding sequence ATGTTTGAGCTAACCGACCCGAAGCTCGCGCCAGACGCTGACGGCGCCGTGCGCTCAGACCGCTACGGCGACATCTACTTTCAACGACGAGGGGCGCCGGACGAAAAGCGGCTGGTGTTCCTTACCGGCTGCTCGTTGCCGGAGCGCTGGCGGGGGCAGCGGCGCCATACGGTGGGTGAGACCGGTTTCGGCACCGGACTCACCTTTCTGGAGACCTGGCGCCTGTGGCGGCGGCATCGCCGGCCTCACCAGCATTTGCACTATCTTGCGGTCGAGGCCCATCCCGCCACGGCGGAACAGCTCAGGGACATTCATCAGCGCTGGCCCGCGCTTCAGGTGTACAGCGCCGAGCTGCTGCGCCACTACCCGGCTTTGACGCCGGGCTACCACCGCGTGCACCTACCCGACAACGTGACGCTGACGCTGATGCTCGGTGAGGTGCTGGAGCAGCTGACGCAGCTCGAAGCGGTCGTGGACTCCTGGTTTCTTGACGGCTTCTCTCCCTCGCGCAACCCTCAGATGTGGCGCTCGGAAGTGCTGACCCAAGTCGCGCGTTTAACCGCGACGGACGGCCGGCTGGCCACCTTCACCACGGCTACGCAGGTCCGCGAAGACCTGGCCCGGGTGGGCTTTTCACTCAACCGCGCGCCGGGCTTCGGCAGCAAACGTGAACGGCTGATGGGGGTATACGTCGGTCAGCCCGCATCAGCGTGCCCGGGCTGGTTTGCGCCGCCGCTCCCGGTGCCGGACGGTCCGGTAACCATCGTTGGCGGCGGCGTGGGGGGACAGTGCCTGGCCTCCGCGCTGCGGCGCCGACAGCGCTCGGTCGAAATCCTCGACGCAGGGCCGGCGGCGTCCAGCAACCCGTCGGTCTCGGTGATGCCGAGGCTGGAGGCCGGCAGCGGTCCCGCCGGGCGGTTTTTCTGGCACGCCTACCGCTATGCCCTTTCCTACTGGGGGCAACGCGCTGAGTTTCACCCCTGTGGGGCCCTGCTCCTGGCTGGTTCCGGCCATGACCTCACCCGCTTTCAGCGTGTCGTCGACCTGTGGCGCGCGGGTGACGGTCACCTCACTCTGCTGGACACCCAGGGTGTCCGCGCCGCAAGCGGCCTCTTAAGCCTCGACGCGCCGGGAGGTTTGTGGTTTCCCGAGGCAGGTATCGTGCGGGACTATGCGCGGGGCGCGGTCGCTCAGCGGCATGTCCATGCGGTGGACCGTCATGAAACCGGTTGGCGGGTGGCGACCAGCAGCGGCATGACCGATCACCCAACGGTGGTCTTGGCGACCGGCGCTGATGCGCTTGGCCCCGCTACCGGTCTCCCCGTGGAGCGATGGCGAGGCCGGGCGATCAGCCTTCCGGCAACGGGAGCCTCCCGGTCGCTCCGCTGCGCCATCTTCGCCGCCAAATATTTGCATCCACCCAGCGGCGGGCGCCACTGGGCCGGCGCCAGCTTTGAGCGGGACGACGCGACACCGCCAGCGCCGCTGACGCCCCCGGTGCTCAGCGCCTTTCCGAGCCTCAGTTTGTCGACAGAGGCGTCCGGTGAATGGTCCGGCTGGCGACTTGCGACGCCGGATCGGCTTCCGGCGGCGGGCCCGGTGCTGGATATGACGACCGCGGCAGAAAAGCTGCGCTGGGTGCGAGGAGGGCGCGTCGGCGACGCTGCGCCGTGGCTACCCGGTCTGTATGTCGTGGCTGGCCTCGGCGCCCGTGGCTTTACCACCGGGCCGCTGCTGGGAGAATGGCTTGCCAGCATGCTGGTGGGTGACCCCTGGCCCCTGCCGCGGGACCTGGCGCTGGCGGTATCGACCAGCCGCTTTCTGCTGCGCGAGCTGCGGCGGGGACACACGGTGCCAGCACCAGGTAGGAGAGCGTAG